CTCGCCGCGCGGCCGGTCACGAGCGCGGCCGCGATCGCCGACCACGTGCTGCTCGAATTCGACGGGCCGCCGCAACCGCAATTGCAGTGGCACGCGCACCTGCACGCGGCCGGGCTCGGCGACGCGCGCCCGAAAGGCGTGCTGCGCTTCAACCAGTACGACCAGGTGATCCAGGCCGCGATCGCGGGCCAGGGCGTTGCGCTCGGACGGCTCGCGCTGGTCGCGCCGATGCTCGCGGACGGGCGGCTCGCAGTGCTCGGGCCGCATACTCAGGCGCTGTCGGATGCGTACGGCTACTGGCTGTTCCAGCACGATCCGGCGCCGCGCCGCGAAGTCGCCGACGTGCGCGACTGGATGCTCGCCGAAGCGGCCGAATGCGACGCGGCGATGCGCGCGCACGACACGGCGTCGGCGTAAGCCGGCGCCGGCTTTCCGGATCAACCGGGCCATGGCCGATCGCTGCCGCCCCCCGTTCGCGCGTCATCGCATTCCCCACACGCATGCCAACCTGACCGAATGATCGCTTGAGCGATGACCGGCCCGATCGTCTAATCGGATCGAGCGCAGTCGTTTCGCCGCGCACCTTCATCCGGAGACACGCATGACCCCGATCGAGCAGGAAGTCCGACGCCGCTGGCTGCCCGTGCTGGCGGGCGGCCTGATCATGGGTGCCGCGCTCGGCATCCGCCACGTGCAGGGCCTGTTCCTCGCGCCCGTGTCGCTCGACCACGGCTGGTCGCGCGAAGCGTTCGGGTTCGCACTGGCGCTGCAGAACCTGATCTGGGGCGTCGCGCAGCCGTTCACGGGGATGGTCGCCGACCGCTTCGGCTCGGTGCGCGTGATCGTCGCCGGGATGCTGCTGTATGCGGCCGGGCTCGTCACGATGGCGCATGCGGCATCGACCGGCCTGTTCACGGTCGGCGCCGGGCTCGTGATCGGCATCGCGCTGTCGGGCTCGGCGTTCGCGTCGATCTACGGTGCGCTGAGCCGCCTGTTTCCGCCCGACCGGCGCGGCTGGGCGCTCGGCGTCGCGGGCGCGATCGGCGGGCTCGGCCAGTTCTGCATGGTGCCCGTCGCGCAGGAACTGATCGGCGGTGTCGGCTGGCGGCATGCGTTCATCGCGCTGGCGCTCGTCGCGGCGCTGCTCGCGCCGCTCGCCGTGCTGCTGCGCGAGCGGCCCGTGCTGGCTGCCGCCGCCGGCCCCGACCAGTCGATCGGCGAAGCGGTACGCGAGGCGTTCGCACATCGCGGCTTCTGGCTGCTGAATGCGGGCTTCTTCGCGTGCGGATTCCAGCTCGCGTTCATCGCGACGCACCTGCCCGCGTACCTGCTCGACCACGGGCTGCCGGCGCGCCACGCAAGCGTCGCGCTCGCGCTGATCGCGCTGACCAACGTGGCCGGCACCTATGCGTGCGGCCAGCTCGGCGGGTTGCTGCGGCGCAAGTACGTGCTGTCGGTGCTGTACCTCGTGCGCGCGCTCGCAATGGCCGCGTTCGTCGCCGCGCCGCTGTCGCCCGCGAGCGTCTATGTGTTCGCGGCCGTGATGGGGTTCACGTGGCTCGGCACGGTGCCGCTGACGAACGGCGTGATCTCGCAGGTGTTCGGCGTGCGCTACATCGCGACGCTGTTCGGCTTCGTGTTCTTCGGGCACCAGCTCGGCAGCTTCTTCGGCGTCTGGCTCGGCGCGCTCGTGTATGACGCAACGCATTCGTACCTGCCGCT
The nucleotide sequence above comes from Burkholderia pyrrocinia. Encoded proteins:
- a CDS encoding MFS transporter — its product is MTPIEQEVRRRWLPVLAGGLIMGAALGIRHVQGLFLAPVSLDHGWSREAFGFALALQNLIWGVAQPFTGMVADRFGSVRVIVAGMLLYAAGLVTMAHAASTGLFTVGAGLVIGIALSGSAFASIYGALSRLFPPDRRGWALGVAGAIGGLGQFCMVPVAQELIGGVGWRHAFIALALVAALLAPLAVLLRERPVLAAAAGPDQSIGEAVREAFAHRGFWLLNAGFFACGFQLAFIATHLPAYLLDHGLPARHASVALALIALTNVAGTYACGQLGGLLRRKYVLSVLYLVRALAMAAFVAAPLSPASVYVFAAVMGFTWLGTVPLTNGVISQVFGVRYIATLFGFVFFGHQLGSFFGVWLGALVYDATHSYLPLWIGSIALGVLAALLHLPIDDARIARPASGSAAWA